A region from the uncultured Bacteroides sp. genome encodes:
- a CDS encoding PKD-like family lipoprotein: MKKINGFLIGLFSLLVVACFEDNSSEGVDGLVPVVVDGLETRYDVYTFEDVLSISPTVQNENRYNFYWLVYSTNFNVNEGVVPKADTLSYTKNLDYEVLLDPGQYILVFNAVDKETGVTKKITSDLYVSTLNMNGWYLLKTENDQTDFDFIYSGGRINNWIRFYNGKSMEGNAVKAIYVPQMKPAPTSSDLYNTLFVLSDEDAGIYRIDNGLQTMNFESMFFSAPVVKKPQNVLQPMATQSLVFINDGKMYGMTKGGRFSNPPVSTYKVSPMAVVAAMLLGFDENSKSMIISDNGNSFRSIPSNSSALTSTNADIVWMAGYAGSRSAGMALLKKTDGSGNLLKLNMNYGQMSSNSTPALYDPSNPHIVPASHGLMNADVIAGNYDNDYVYYAVGSQIYVTDIASLQERLQITLPVGETVTCMQHVKYPDPPSTNLNVFVVASVIGDQYKVRFYDISSIGGLTPSGTQSEITGNGRIASVIYMEQGTGTRIY, from the coding sequence ATGAAAAAAATAAATGGCTTTCTAATAGGCTTGTTTTCACTGTTGGTTGTAGCCTGCTTTGAAGACAATAGCAGCGAGGGTGTGGATGGGTTGGTACCGGTTGTGGTTGACGGTTTGGAAACGCGATACGATGTATATACTTTTGAGGATGTGCTGAGTATTAGCCCAACCGTGCAGAACGAAAACCGCTACAACTTCTATTGGTTAGTGTATTCTACTAATTTTAATGTAAACGAAGGTGTTGTACCGAAAGCCGACACTCTATCATACACGAAGAACTTGGACTATGAGGTACTTCTTGATCCCGGTCAGTATATCCTTGTTTTCAATGCTGTGGACAAAGAAACAGGCGTGACTAAGAAAATCACATCAGATTTGTACGTTTCCACGCTTAACATGAATGGATGGTATCTTTTGAAAACAGAAAACGATCAGACCGACTTTGACTTTATTTACAGTGGAGGACGAATTAATAATTGGATTCGTTTCTACAATGGGAAAAGCATGGAAGGTAATGCGGTAAAAGCTATTTATGTGCCGCAGATGAAACCTGCGCCTACTTCTTCCGATCTTTATAACACATTGTTTGTTTTGTCCGATGAAGATGCAGGGATTTATCGCATAGATAACGGTTTACAGACGATGAATTTTGAAAGCATGTTCTTCTCGGCACCTGTGGTGAAGAAACCACAAAACGTACTTCAACCGATGGCCACACAAAGTCTTGTGTTTATAAATGACGGCAAAATGTATGGAATGACTAAAGGCGGACGTTTCTCTAATCCCCCCGTATCGACCTACAAAGTATCGCCGATGGCGGTTGTAGCTGCCATGTTACTAGGGTTTGATGAAAATTCAAAATCAATGATTATCTCTGATAACGGAAATTCGTTTCGTTCTATTCCATCTAACTCAAGCGCTTTAACAAGCACGAATGCGGATATAGTGTGGATGGCAGGGTATGCGGGGAGTCGTAGTGCAGGCATGGCTCTTCTCAAAAAGACAGATGGGTCGGGCAATTTGCTGAAACTAAATATGAATTATGGTCAAATGAGTAGCAATAGTACTCCTGCATTATATGATCCATCCAATCCGCATATTGTACCTGCTTCACATGGGCTGATGAATGCTGACGTAATAGCCGGTAACTATGACAATGACTATGTTTACTATGCTGTTGGCAGCCAAATATATGTGACGGATATAGCCAGTCTTCAGGAGAGATTGCAAATTACGCTTCCGGTGGGTGAAACGGTTACTTGCATGCAGCATGTGAAATATCCAGACCCGCCTTCGACAAATCTCAATGTATTTGTGGTAGCTTCGGTCATAGGAGACCAATATAAAGTGCGTTTCTACGATATTAGTTCTATTGGAGGGTTGACTCCGTCCGGCACTCAGTCAGAAATTACGGGTAATGGTCGCATTGCCTCTGTTATCTATATGGAGCAGGGAACTGGAACTAGAATTTATTAG
- a CDS encoding TlpA disulfide reductase family protein, translating into MKKLILIIMFGCLLGLGRALAVTPDSIGLIKQQVELTVTLQDIDRELADRQQAWMDAQKKKVAYDTIGLAKYRYEIKVLKEVRKAKEVDFIKAHPDYQISITALNDVIGYLPDDIRAYNDLFSKLNKDIRESVEGVKTRNSIDKFLRVAIGAEAPEFVCNDTIGKPVCLSDFKGKYVLIDFWASWCGPCREENPVVVEVYHRFKDQNFTILSVSLDQPGKHDTWLKAIHDDQLAWTHVSDLKFWQSEVAQLYCVRSIPQNFLIDPQGKIIAANLRGEALSKRLEEVLMNK; encoded by the coding sequence ATGAAAAAACTAATATTAATAATAATGTTCGGTTGCCTTTTGGGGTTGGGGCGTGCATTGGCTGTTACCCCCGATTCAATTGGGCTAATTAAGCAACAAGTAGAGTTGACTGTCACCTTGCAGGACATTGATCGGGAACTGGCCGATAGGCAACAAGCTTGGATGGATGCACAAAAGAAAAAGGTGGCTTATGATACCATTGGGCTGGCAAAGTATCGCTACGAAATAAAAGTATTGAAAGAGGTAAGGAAAGCTAAAGAGGTTGACTTCATCAAGGCACATCCTGATTACCAGATCAGCATTACGGCACTCAACGATGTGATTGGGTATTTGCCCGATGATATCCGGGCTTATAATGACTTATTTTCCAAATTGAATAAGGACATACGAGAGAGTGTTGAGGGTGTAAAAACTCGTAATAGCATCGATAAGTTTTTACGGGTAGCTATCGGTGCGGAAGCACCTGAATTTGTATGTAACGATACTATCGGGAAACCCGTTTGCCTGAGTGATTTCAAAGGCAAATACGTTTTGATTGATTTTTGGGCAAGTTGGTGTGGCCCTTGTAGAGAAGAAAATCCCGTCGTAGTAGAAGTTTATCATCGATTTAAAGATCAGAATTTTACCATACTTTCTGTTTCGCTCGATCAGCCGGGTAAACACGACACCTGGCTAAAGGCGATACATGATGACCAATTGGCATGGACACACGTATCTGATCTTAAGTTTTGGCAAAGTGAAGTAGCCCAATTATATTGTGTCCGTTCGATTCCTCAGAATTTTCTGATAGATCCGCAAGGTAAAATCATTGCTGCCAATTTACGCGGTGAAGCATTATCGAAAAGATTAGAAGAGGTATTGATGAATAAATGA
- a CDS encoding DUF4843 domain-containing protein: protein MKRFIFILVTIGSIIMTSCSETGYLLYNDIDRVQMEDTVTVNYTFVYEPESVIRDTVYIQVNTIGNIANYDREIELKQIPEYNYTYVRDPETGQVTDTIETERPNKAVAGVDYVALDDAELKKFYVVKANAVTAQIPVVLLRDANLKNESYRLRLELVESKDFGLGESNARAKTIILSDFLQRFYSWRVDNSVATAYNLFGKYSIAKHQFMIDVSGEVIDEDWYQTIVAIQATSHYKNLFKEALNTFNNDPVNLASGKAPLRETDDSNSPLVTFP, encoded by the coding sequence ATGAAGAGATTTATATTTATTCTGGTAACTATTGGGTCGATCATCATGACGAGTTGCTCGGAAACAGGATATTTGTTGTATAATGACATAGACCGGGTGCAAATGGAAGATACGGTGACTGTTAACTATACGTTCGTTTATGAACCGGAATCGGTGATAAGAGACACCGTATACATTCAGGTGAATACTATTGGTAACATAGCAAATTATGATCGCGAAATAGAACTGAAACAGATTCCGGAATATAATTATACTTACGTAAGGGATCCTGAAACAGGCCAGGTGACGGACACTATTGAAACGGAGCGGCCTAATAAAGCCGTTGCAGGTGTTGACTATGTAGCTTTAGACGATGCCGAGTTAAAAAAGTTTTATGTGGTGAAGGCCAATGCTGTTACGGCACAAATTCCAGTTGTGTTACTTCGTGACGCAAACCTTAAGAACGAGAGTTACCGGTTGCGTCTTGAATTGGTTGAATCTAAAGATTTTGGACTGGGAGAGTCGAATGCAAGAGCTAAAACAATTATTTTATCAGACTTTTTACAACGTTTTTATTCATGGCGAGTGGATAACTCTGTAGCAACGGCTTACAACCTTTTTGGAAAATATAGCATTGCCAAACATCAGTTCATGATTGACGTGAGCGGCGAGGTGATTGATGAAGATTGGTATCAGACAATTGTAGCGATACAAGCTACTTCTCATTATAAGAATTTATTTAAGGAAGCGTTGAACACATTTAATAATGACCCGGTCAATCTGGCTAGTGGAAAAGCGCCATTGCGAGAGACAGATGACTCTAACAGCCCACTGGTTACTTTTCCTTAA
- a CDS encoding zinc-dependent metalloprotease, translating to MSKSQGNDTLKTDSLKIDTLGKVNAVKPTEVNPNKPKPYKEVITDKAVTSHGMVDVHRIDDRFFLEIPDTLLGREILVVNRIAKAPAGLRPQVQVFAGDQIGENVIRFEKGPSSRIFIRQMSFVDTSRDSTENGMYRSVIQSNLQPITAAFPVKAYGGDSTRVGTSVIDITDYLQTENELFYFSPEAKKSYSVGAIQSDKSYIDAIHSYPINIEIRTVRSYLKNSSGQNNVGSTMPVTYELNSSLVLLPRVPMKPRYADARVGYFSRGFYDFDADPQGVEEKYYITRWRLEPKPEDRAKYLKGELVEPAKPIIFYIDPATPKKWVPYLIAGVNDWQKAFEQAGFKNAIKAMPAPENDSTWTIEDARHNVIVYKASAIANASGPHVHDPRSGEIIETHVNWYHNVMQLLRSWYMIQAGAIDPRAHKMQFDDELMGQLIRFVSSHEVGHTLGLRHNYGSSSTVPVEKLRDKNWVEKNGHTPSIMDYARFNYVAQPEDKITEKGIFPRIGDYDKWAIEWGYKWLPQFKTADEEEEYSNKLIIKRLNNNKRLFFGSEYESTDPRSQSEDLGDDPVLASTYGMKNLKRILPQLRDWTCQANKGYDGWRNIYVELLKQYKLYNAHVLKLIDGSYVTPKSVEQSGAVFVPVEYEKQKAAVRFLTENVFNTPKWLINDSITAYTGASALSYISAAQQMVLFRIEGSAVLSDFIKNESEKKNNSYGITEFLNDMKQSIWTELYTHKPIDIYRRKLQKIYIDNAFKSFKATNTIVGRNDGNGTIIYMDPDPTLSDVSSVIRSHLLSLSKDMTKEINRTDDELTKYHLLDLINRIDQELNKKNSL from the coding sequence ATGTCGAAGTCACAGGGGAATGATACTTTGAAAACTGATAGCTTGAAAATCGATACTTTGGGAAAAGTGAATGCAGTTAAACCTACAGAAGTAAATCCCAATAAACCTAAACCTTATAAGGAAGTTATAACCGACAAAGCTGTTACCAGTCATGGGATGGTGGATGTGCACAGAATCGACGATCGCTTCTTTCTTGAAATACCCGATACGTTGCTTGGACGTGAAATACTTGTGGTTAATAGGATAGCAAAGGCTCCGGCCGGATTGCGTCCACAGGTGCAGGTATTTGCCGGTGACCAGATAGGGGAGAACGTTATCCGTTTCGAGAAAGGCCCGTCCAGTCGCATTTTTATCCGGCAGATGTCATTTGTTGATACTTCCAGAGACAGTACTGAGAATGGTATGTATCGTTCGGTCATTCAATCGAACTTGCAGCCCATAACGGCCGCTTTTCCTGTGAAAGCATATGGCGGCGATAGTACGAGAGTAGGAACATCAGTTATCGATATCACCGATTATTTGCAAACCGAGAATGAACTGTTTTATTTCAGTCCGGAGGCTAAAAAAAGTTACTCTGTTGGAGCTATTCAATCAGATAAATCTTATATTGATGCCATTCATTCTTATCCGATTAATATTGAGATACGCACAGTGAGATCTTATCTAAAAAATTCGAGCGGACAGAATAATGTGGGCTCTACCATGCCTGTGACTTATGAACTTAACAGTTCGTTGGTTCTTCTTCCAAGAGTGCCGATGAAGCCTCGTTATGCTGATGCACGGGTGGGTTATTTTTCGAGAGGATTTTATGACTTTGATGCCGATCCGCAGGGAGTAGAGGAGAAATATTACATCACTCGTTGGCGATTGGAACCCAAACCGGAAGACCGGGCCAAATATCTGAAAGGCGAATTAGTGGAACCGGCCAAGCCGATTATTTTTTATATTGATCCGGCTACGCCTAAAAAATGGGTTCCTTATCTGATTGCTGGGGTTAACGATTGGCAAAAAGCTTTTGAACAGGCCGGATTTAAAAATGCTATAAAAGCTATGCCTGCTCCCGAAAATGATTCGACATGGACAATCGAGGATGCCCGCCATAATGTGATAGTCTATAAAGCGTCTGCTATAGCTAATGCAAGCGGCCCGCACGTTCACGATCCTCGTAGTGGTGAAATTATTGAGACTCATGTTAATTGGTATCATAATGTTATGCAATTGTTGCGAAGCTGGTATATGATACAGGCTGGAGCCATAGATCCTCGCGCCCATAAGATGCAATTTGACGATGAATTGATGGGGCAACTCATTCGCTTTGTATCATCGCATGAAGTAGGACATACGCTGGGATTACGCCATAATTACGGTTCGAGTTCGACTGTGCCTGTGGAAAAATTGCGTGATAAAAACTGGGTGGAGAAGAATGGGCATACGCCTTCTATAATGGATTATGCACGATTCAATTATGTGGCGCAACCTGAAGACAAAATCACAGAAAAAGGTATCTTTCCGCGCATTGGTGACTATGATAAGTGGGCAATAGAATGGGGATATAAATGGCTTCCGCAGTTTAAAACTGCTGACGAAGAGGAAGAATATTCTAATAAACTTATTATCAAGAGGCTGAATAATAACAAACGGTTATTTTTTGGTAGCGAATACGAAAGCACCGATCCTCGTTCGCAAAGCGAGGATTTGGGTGATGACCCGGTACTTGCCTCTACTTACGGTATGAAAAATTTGAAACGTATTTTACCTCAGTTGCGGGATTGGACATGTCAGGCCAATAAAGGGTACGATGGCTGGAGGAATATATATGTTGAATTGCTTAAACAGTACAAACTCTATAACGCACATGTGCTTAAATTAATCGACGGAAGCTATGTTACTCCTAAGAGTGTGGAACAATCGGGTGCTGTTTTTGTGCCTGTGGAATACGAAAAGCAAAAAGCCGCTGTGAGATTTTTGACTGAAAATGTGTTCAATACGCCTAAATGGCTCATTAACGACAGTATTACTGCTTACACTGGCGCTAGCGCATTATCCTACATCAGCGCCGCTCAACAAATGGTTTTATTCCGTATAGAAGGATCGGCTGTTTTGTCTGACTTCATCAAAAATGAGAGTGAAAAGAAAAATAACAGTTATGGTATTACGGAGTTTCTGAACGATATGAAACAGAGCATCTGGACGGAATTGTATACTCACAAACCGATTGATATCTATCGTCGTAAATTGCAGAAAATATATATTGACAATGCTTTTAAATCATTTAAAGCTACTAATACGATCGTAGGAAGAAACGACGGTAACGGAACGATTATTTATATGGATCCTGACCCGACTCTTTCTGATGTTTCCAGTGTTATCCGTTCTCATTTGCTTTCGCTCAGCAAAGATATGACGAAGGAAATCAATCGTACGGATGATGAGCTGACAAAGTATCATTTGCTGGATTTGATCAATCGCATTGACCAGGAATTGAATAAGAAAAATTCTCTCTGA
- a CDS encoding RagB/SusD family nutrient uptake outer membrane protein, producing MKKYIITTIWLLSSLLYAGCSDWLDVSPQSESPKDKLFETQNGFRSALTGAYIRLKGGSLYGGALMWGDIEYMACNWYNPTTSNTTLNELLNCNYNNAGVVSKMDAIYENLYKVIADVNSILEEIDNRKSVFSDGNYEMIKGEALNLRAFCHFDILRLFGPMPANVGDSELFPYVTTVTEDIHPSLTYQDYTKNILKDLDEAQELLKGVDPILTYSIADLSDLDSGDFTTDDNYIGYRNLRMNYYATLAIKARVYLWMAGQDPTQKANAARYAQMVIDAKDNTGTPTFRLGIESDRVAGDYTFSSEHIMALSVYDLAATADNLFGEQGQFVRYDFSIQDGFYYLNNLFPVSERVSDVRWNSMWSYRTTSGQTNYVMYKKFVQNAEISKRILQVPLLRLSEMYLILTECAETKENAEIPYKFYCDKKGIPFIGFSDANWEGDRRNKLIREYVREFYAEGQSFFTYKRFNVTSLPAGWAYPSFSGTLAKYVVPKPLREIEYNNK from the coding sequence ATGAAAAAGTATATCATTACAACAATATGGTTGTTAAGCAGCTTGCTGTATGCGGGATGCAGTGATTGGCTGGATGTGAGTCCTCAGTCTGAAAGCCCCAAAGATAAATTATTTGAAACCCAGAATGGATTTCGTAGTGCTTTGACCGGTGCCTATATTCGTTTGAAGGGAGGCTCTCTTTACGGAGGAGCATTGATGTGGGGCGATATTGAATATATGGCTTGTAATTGGTATAATCCGACAACAAGCAATACCACCTTGAATGAGCTGTTAAATTGTAACTACAACAATGCGGGGGTTGTTAGTAAAATGGATGCCATCTACGAAAACCTCTATAAAGTGATTGCCGATGTTAACAGTATTCTTGAGGAAATAGATAACCGGAAATCTGTTTTTTCTGATGGAAATTACGAAATGATAAAAGGGGAAGCTCTGAACTTACGGGCTTTCTGCCATTTTGATATATTGCGCTTATTTGGCCCTATGCCGGCGAATGTGGGAGATAGTGAATTATTTCCTTACGTGACAACGGTAACGGAGGATATTCATCCCTCGTTAACTTATCAAGACTACACAAAGAATATTCTTAAAGATTTGGATGAGGCTCAGGAATTGTTAAAGGGAGTTGATCCTATTTTAACTTATTCTATTGCCGATTTAAGTGATTTAGATAGTGGGGATTTCACAACGGATGACAATTATATAGGGTATCGGAATTTGCGGATGAATTATTATGCTACGCTAGCCATTAAAGCAAGAGTTTATCTTTGGATGGCCGGTCAGGACCCGACACAAAAGGCAAATGCTGCCCGATATGCGCAGATGGTGATTGATGCAAAAGATAATACGGGTACGCCTACCTTCCGTTTAGGAATAGAGTCCGATCGGGTGGCGGGAGATTATACTTTTTCGTCCGAACACATCATGGCATTGAGCGTGTATGATCTGGCTGCCACTGCCGATAACCTGTTTGGTGAACAAGGGCAATTTGTGCGTTATGATTTTAGTATACAGGACGGATTTTATTATCTTAATAACTTATTCCCGGTATCCGAACGAGTATCGGATGTGCGTTGGAATAGTATGTGGTCTTACCGTACGACTAGTGGTCAGACCAATTATGTGATGTATAAGAAATTTGTGCAAAATGCGGAAATTTCTAAACGTATTTTACAAGTGCCTTTGCTGCGATTGAGTGAAATGTATCTGATTCTAACCGAATGTGCAGAGACTAAAGAAAATGCCGAAATACCTTATAAGTTTTATTGCGACAAGAAAGGTATTCCCTTTATCGGCTTTTCGGACGCTAATTGGGAGGGTGACCGGCGCAATAAGTTGATTAGGGAGTATGTCCGTGAGTTTTATGCAGAAGGACAGTCTTTCTTTACCTACAAACGATTCAATGTAACTTCGCTACCCGCTGGATGGGCATATCCGAGTTTTTCGGGGACACTGGCTAAATATGTTGTTCCCAAGCCTTTGCGCGAAATTGAGTATAACAATAAATAA